The Exiguobacterium acetylicum genome includes a window with the following:
- a CDS encoding response regulator transcription factor: MRVLVAEDDQRLAKMLRLHLERAGYQVDVAQDGAEALLQCQTYRYDLLVLDWMMPRKSGVEVAATLRQEQFEGGILMLTARDTEIDLVHGLDSGADDYLVKPFQSNELLARLRALSRRQQKAFVSTVTFHGLVLDMSSQTISYERQPIDLTRREFEFLSLLLRRPEQVMSRELIIEVVWGIGADITDNALDALVRLVRKKIDAVGAPNLIRTVRGFGYRLGDPHA; the protein is encoded by the coding sequence ATGCGGGTTTTGGTGGCAGAAGATGATCAGCGTCTTGCGAAGATGTTACGACTCCATTTGGAGCGGGCAGGATATCAGGTCGATGTTGCGCAGGATGGAGCCGAGGCACTCCTTCAATGTCAGACGTATCGCTATGACTTACTCGTTCTCGATTGGATGATGCCTCGCAAGAGCGGAGTCGAAGTCGCCGCTACCTTACGTCAAGAACAGTTTGAAGGCGGCATCTTGATGCTGACTGCTCGCGATACGGAAATCGATCTCGTCCATGGTCTCGATAGTGGCGCCGATGACTATCTCGTCAAACCGTTTCAATCAAATGAACTTTTGGCACGACTGCGCGCGCTCAGTCGTCGTCAGCAAAAAGCGTTTGTTTCGACGGTCACTTTTCACGGGCTGGTTCTCGACATGTCCTCACAAACGATCTCTTACGAGCGACAGCCAATCGATTTAACACGACGTGAATTCGAATTCCTTTCTTTGCTCTTAAGACGCCCTGAACAGGTGATGAGTCGTGAATTAATCATCGAGGTCGTATGGGGGATTGGTGCTGATATTACCGATAACGCCCTTGATGCGCTTGTTCGACTCGTTCGAAAAAAAATAGATGCTGTCGGAGCACCGAATCTGATTCGGACAGTTCGCGGGTTCGGTTATCGTTTAGGTGATCCGCATGCTTGA
- a CDS encoding immune inhibitor A domain-containing protein: protein MGKKKQLSLAVLSGITAAAFAVGPVLPGGQVTSVQAAEKVAPGAPMDLNTVDQDRLAKVLEKRGVISKAASAEAKQKAVQKYLDKKANGKPAVDHDHDHESSKEAAFDKKTKDFLTKQKEQLAKQLKKKHDNYKKGNPNGFVKVDKAKQAAYNGATRTDKVLVLLVEYSDFKHNNVVQEPGYMYSDDFNQKHYQDLMFGDQEFELFNGDKVKTFKQFYEEQSGGSYSVDGTVSNWLTVPGTAKDYGSDNPAGGNDNLPGAKGPRGLVKDSLNAAVKSGINLADYDKFDQYDMDGDGDLNEPDGLVDHLMIIHAGTGQEAGGGTLGDDAIWSHRWTLGSVYPVADTTASVNYWGGKMAAYDYTVQPEDGAVGVFAHEFGHDLGLPDEYDTQYTGQGEPVASWSIMSGGSWNGNIAGTEPTSFSPQNKEFFQNVMGGNWANIQQIDFDSLTKAGTASYLDQSVTKSKNPGIIKVNLPKKPVKGITPAYGKKYYYSTKGDDLHTSMTSPEFDLTNAKEAKFDFKAYYDVEFDYDYLTVTATADGQSKVIDKIGDQDTDGDQRAESTKGAWVDKSYDLSEFAGKKVTLKFEYVTDGGLALDGFALDNAKLTVDGKVVFEDDAEGTPKFTLDGFVASDGFSYADNAYYLEWRNYAGSDKALEHARGVKYNTGLVVWYGDSSFNDNWVGEHPGEGFLGVVDSHPEAIVGTLNGKPVTTGSTRYQIADAAFSYDKAPAWLIDSPSRGLYDYKGLPGVTKFDDSKSYINQLIPDAGKLLPNNGLKIQVIGEAKDNSAGAVWIHR, encoded by the coding sequence GTGGGAAAAAAGAAACAGCTTAGCCTAGCCGTTCTATCTGGAATTACGGCAGCTGCATTTGCTGTTGGTCCGGTCTTACCTGGTGGGCAGGTAACATCGGTACAAGCAGCAGAAAAAGTAGCACCTGGTGCACCGATGGACTTGAACACGGTCGATCAGGATCGATTAGCAAAAGTGCTTGAAAAACGTGGGGTCATCTCAAAAGCAGCTTCAGCAGAAGCAAAACAAAAAGCCGTTCAAAAGTATCTAGATAAAAAGGCGAACGGAAAACCGGCCGTCGATCATGATCACGATCATGAATCAAGTAAAGAAGCAGCGTTTGATAAGAAAACAAAAGACTTCTTAACAAAACAAAAGGAACAACTTGCTAAACAATTGAAGAAAAAACACGACAACTACAAAAAAGGCAATCCGAACGGCTTCGTCAAAGTTGATAAAGCAAAACAGGCAGCCTATAACGGTGCGACACGGACGGATAAAGTCCTCGTCCTTCTCGTCGAGTACAGCGACTTCAAGCACAATAATGTCGTTCAAGAGCCTGGATATATGTATTCGGATGACTTCAACCAGAAACATTATCAAGATTTAATGTTTGGTGATCAAGAGTTCGAACTCTTCAACGGAGACAAAGTAAAAACGTTCAAACAGTTCTATGAAGAACAATCAGGTGGTAGTTATTCAGTCGATGGTACGGTGTCCAATTGGTTGACTGTTCCTGGAACAGCAAAAGATTATGGTTCGGATAATCCTGCAGGTGGGAATGATAACCTTCCTGGAGCAAAAGGTCCACGTGGTCTCGTCAAGGATTCACTGAATGCAGCTGTTAAATCTGGTATCAACTTAGCAGACTACGATAAGTTCGACCAGTACGATATGGATGGCGACGGCGACTTAAATGAACCCGATGGTCTCGTTGATCACTTGATGATCATTCACGCAGGTACAGGACAAGAAGCAGGCGGCGGAACGCTCGGCGACGATGCAATCTGGTCACACCGCTGGACACTTGGTAGCGTATATCCTGTAGCGGATACGACAGCAAGCGTCAACTACTGGGGCGGAAAAATGGCTGCTTATGATTACACAGTTCAACCAGAAGATGGCGCGGTCGGTGTCTTCGCGCACGAATTTGGTCATGATCTAGGACTTCCTGATGAGTACGATACACAGTATACAGGTCAAGGTGAACCGGTCGCTTCATGGTCGATCATGAGTGGTGGTAGCTGGAATGGTAACATCGCCGGAACAGAGCCGACAAGTTTCTCGCCACAAAACAAAGAGTTCTTCCAAAATGTGATGGGTGGAAACTGGGCGAACATCCAACAGATTGATTTTGATTCACTCACTAAGGCAGGAACGGCATCGTACCTCGACCAAAGTGTTACGAAATCAAAAAATCCAGGAATCATTAAAGTCAATTTACCGAAAAAACCGGTAAAAGGTATCACACCGGCTTACGGTAAAAAGTATTACTACAGTACAAAAGGTGACGATCTTCATACGTCGATGACATCACCAGAGTTTGATTTGACGAATGCAAAAGAAGCGAAGTTCGACTTCAAAGCTTACTATGATGTGGAATTCGATTACGATTATTTGACGGTCACAGCTACTGCTGACGGTCAATCAAAAGTTATCGATAAAATCGGTGATCAAGATACAGATGGCGATCAACGTGCTGAATCGACAAAAGGAGCATGGGTCGACAAATCATATGACCTCAGCGAATTTGCTGGTAAAAAAGTCACGTTGAAATTTGAATACGTGACAGATGGTGGACTTGCACTAGACGGATTTGCACTTGATAACGCGAAGTTGACAGTTGACGGTAAAGTCGTCTTTGAAGATGATGCAGAGGGTACTCCTAAGTTCACTCTTGATGGTTTCGTTGCTTCAGATGGCTTCTCTTACGCCGATAACGCGTACTACCTCGAATGGCGTAACTATGCAGGCTCGGATAAAGCACTCGAGCATGCACGCGGCGTCAAATACAACACAGGTCTTGTCGTCTGGTATGGCGATTCAAGCTTCAACGATAACTGGGTTGGCGAACACCCAGGTGAAGGATTCCTTGGAGTCGTAGACTCACATCCTGAAGCAATCGTTGGAACACTTAACGGTAAGCCGGTCACGACAGGAAGCACACGTTACCAGATCGCAGATGCTGCGTTCAGCTACGATAAAGCACCTGCATGGCTCATCGATTCGCCATCACGTGGACTCTACGACTATAAAGGTCTTCCAGGTGTGACGAAGTTTGATGATTCGAAATCGTACATCAACCAGTTGATTCCGGACGCAGGTAAATTGCTTCCGAACAATGGGCTGAAGATTCAAGTCATCGGTGAAGCGAAAGATAACTCTGCTGGAGCAGTCTGGATCCACCGTTAA
- a CDS encoding DUF3817 domain-containing protein, giving the protein MLRTTLGQFRMIAILEGISFLVLLLIAMPLKYMADIPQAVSVVGALHGVLFVMYALWLAVVKFKYDWSIIKAGIAFIASFIPFGTFVLDWKLKQEATNA; this is encoded by the coding sequence ATGTTAAGAACTACGCTTGGGCAATTCCGAATGATTGCGATATTAGAAGGAATCTCGTTTTTAGTCTTACTGTTGATTGCGATGCCATTGAAATACATGGCAGATATTCCGCAAGCCGTGTCTGTCGTTGGTGCACTTCACGGTGTCTTATTCGTCATGTACGCACTTTGGCTCGCAGTCGTGAAATTTAAATACGATTGGTCAATCATCAAGGCGGGTATTGCATTCATCGCATCATTCATCCCGTTCGGTACATTCGTACTCGACTGGAAGCTAAAACAGGAAGCAACAAACGCGTAA
- a CDS encoding cold-shock protein — MNTGKVKWFNAEKGFGFIEVEGGEDVFVHFSAITGEGFKTLDEGQEVEFEITEGARGAQAANVVKL; from the coding sequence ATGAACACAGGTAAAGTAAAATGGTTTAACGCAGAAAAAGGTTTCGGTTTCATCGAAGTTGAAGGCGGAGAAGACGTATTCGTACATTTCTCAGCAATCACTGGTGAAGGCTTCAAAACTCTTGACGAAGGTCAAGAAGTTGAGTTCGAAATCACTGAAGGCGCACGTGGAGCACAAGCTGCTAACGTCGTAAAACTTTAA
- a CDS encoding DEAD/DEAH box helicase, with product MSTFETLNISDLWIKKLQKQGIKEPTPIQEQAIPSLLEGRDLIGQAQTGTGKTLAFLLPILEQIDVESQTVQALIVAPTRELARQIADETHKLIRNTEQYRALAVYGGQDVFKQIQRLGRMPQIIIGTPGRILDHVGRGTLDLSELRTLVLDEADQMLQIGFLPEIEDIIEAAPVDRQFVMLSATMPPKVEELAKTYLRNPVEVQVEAESITVEAIEQFVVETTDRRKQATLRTMLDEMRPYAAIIFCRTQRRVSKLNEEMQMQGYPTDELHGGLTQGKREKAMAKFYQGKTQFLIATDVASRGLDVTGVTHVFNYDLPDDAESYVHRIGRTGRAGNDGIAVSIVTPKDGRTFRDMERELNISVTPIVVELSEEAIRAQHDQSKGTRKVTEGRGNTRRSNNRRPGRAHRK from the coding sequence ATGTCAACATTTGAAACATTAAACATCAGCGACCTGTGGATAAAAAAATTACAAAAACAAGGCATCAAGGAGCCGACACCGATTCAAGAACAGGCGATTCCATCGTTACTTGAAGGACGCGATTTGATTGGACAGGCGCAAACGGGAACAGGGAAGACGTTAGCGTTTCTCTTACCAATCCTTGAGCAAATTGATGTCGAATCACAAACGGTTCAAGCATTGATCGTCGCACCGACACGTGAACTTGCGCGTCAAATTGCCGATGAGACACATAAACTGATTCGGAATACAGAGCAGTATCGTGCGCTTGCTGTATATGGTGGACAAGACGTCTTTAAGCAAATTCAGCGTCTCGGTCGGATGCCGCAAATCATCATTGGGACACCAGGGCGGATTCTCGATCACGTTGGTCGTGGCACATTAGACTTAAGTGAATTACGGACACTCGTCTTGGATGAGGCGGATCAAATGCTGCAAATCGGTTTCTTACCAGAAATCGAAGACATCATCGAGGCAGCGCCAGTCGATCGCCAATTCGTCATGTTATCCGCAACGATGCCACCTAAAGTAGAAGAACTCGCGAAAACGTATTTACGTAATCCAGTCGAAGTACAGGTGGAAGCGGAAAGCATCACTGTTGAAGCAATCGAACAATTTGTCGTCGAGACGACGGATCGCCGCAAACAGGCGACACTGCGGACGATGCTCGACGAGATGCGTCCATACGCAGCTATCATTTTCTGCCGTACGCAACGTCGCGTCAGTAAATTGAACGAAGAGATGCAAATGCAAGGGTATCCGACGGATGAATTGCATGGTGGACTGACGCAAGGGAAACGTGAAAAAGCGATGGCGAAGTTCTATCAAGGAAAAACGCAATTCTTGATCGCAACAGATGTCGCCTCTCGTGGACTTGATGTGACAGGCGTGACACACGTCTTTAACTACGATTTACCAGATGATGCGGAAAGCTACGTTCACCGGATTGGTCGGACAGGACGTGCTGGGAACGACGGGATTGCGGTTTCGATCGTGACACCAAAAGATGGTCGGACGTTCCGTGATATGGAGCGGGAATTGAACATCTCGGTCACACCGATCGTCGTCGAATTGTCTGAAGAAGCGATTCGCGCACAGCACGATCAAAGTAAAGGAACTCGAAAAGTGACGGAAGGACGTGGAAACACACGTCGTTCGAACAACCGTCGCCCGGGACGTGCACATCGCAAATAA
- a CDS encoding HD domain-containing phosphohydrolase yields MSPLQHFERHLLRNYLIGSFVAVFGVGCLFIFETLTFTGIEQLILIGIMATSVSLMFSLEYMLYSRHVASLRRFFKNDISSLVSFQEAYQTTHRFPVLTVKRIMGPHFLGLSVPASLLTALAISQGWLQMPYYLIGLACFGAVLVAILHALIEFFLTYRVTERMLLTLENYAFEHGFDFPKKTTVVTLKQKMLISTLIIGVFPVMLFVLASAVQLTENESLRSYWSWATLILIVILSVATFCSLLLYENIRKPIATLQQGIQDVESNRLVSLPNPYSDEFSHLVSGFNLMMEGIKKRDAENEQLLDSLFTLFAATLDARDPYTAGHSVRVAAYSVEIATAANLPTEQIELLRKSALLHDIGKIGIRDDVLLKEGRLTDEEFHAIQQHPVIGVHILSQVQLPKTLQPILPGVKYHHERYDGKGYPEGLIGEDIPLFGRIMAIADAYDAMTSDRPYRKGMSAEKALSILEEGMGTQWDATFTRLFLDLKRSPVEDVS; encoded by the coding sequence ATGAGCCCTTTACAACATTTTGAACGTCATTTACTTAGAAACTACCTGATTGGTTCATTCGTCGCTGTCTTCGGCGTCGGTTGCCTATTTATTTTCGAGACGCTTACCTTCACCGGAATAGAACAATTGATTTTAATCGGTATCATGGCTACGTCCGTCAGCCTGATGTTTTCACTGGAATACATGCTCTACTCCCGACATGTCGCTTCCTTACGCCGCTTTTTCAAAAACGATATTTCTTCTCTCGTCTCGTTTCAAGAGGCCTATCAAACGACACATCGTTTTCCGGTATTGACTGTAAAGCGCATCATGGGACCACACTTTTTAGGTCTTTCCGTTCCCGCTTCACTTCTGACAGCCCTGGCGATCTCTCAAGGGTGGTTACAGATGCCTTACTATTTAATTGGTCTTGCTTGTTTTGGTGCGGTCCTCGTCGCCATCCTTCATGCTTTGATTGAGTTTTTTCTTACTTATCGTGTTACCGAACGTATGCTACTCACTTTAGAAAACTATGCATTTGAACATGGATTTGATTTTCCTAAAAAAACGACGGTCGTCACACTAAAGCAAAAAATGCTGATCAGTACACTGATCATCGGTGTTTTTCCCGTCATGCTGTTCGTTCTCGCCTCAGCTGTCCAGTTAACGGAAAATGAGAGCCTTCGCTCTTACTGGAGTTGGGCGACACTCATTTTAATCGTCATCTTATCCGTTGCGACGTTTTGTAGTCTTCTTCTCTATGAAAATATTCGCAAACCGATCGCCACCCTGCAACAAGGGATTCAAGATGTCGAAAGTAATCGACTCGTCTCGTTACCGAATCCGTATTCGGACGAGTTCTCCCACCTCGTTTCTGGTTTCAACTTGATGATGGAAGGTATCAAAAAGCGTGATGCGGAAAACGAACAGTTACTCGATAGTTTGTTCACCTTGTTTGCTGCGACACTAGATGCCCGTGATCCTTACACAGCCGGTCATTCCGTTCGTGTCGCTGCCTATTCAGTCGAAATCGCTACCGCTGCCAATCTACCGACTGAACAAATCGAACTGTTACGTAAATCCGCGCTGTTACATGACATCGGAAAAATTGGGATTCGAGACGATGTATTATTGAAAGAAGGACGTCTCACAGACGAAGAATTTCATGCCATTCAGCAACATCCGGTTATCGGTGTGCACATTCTATCGCAAGTTCAGCTTCCAAAGACGTTACAACCGATTCTTCCTGGGGTAAAGTACCATCACGAACGTTACGACGGAAAGGGGTATCCGGAAGGTCTTATAGGAGAGGACATTCCACTCTTCGGTCGAATCATGGCGATTGCTGACGCCTATGATGCGATGACATCCGACCGTCCTTATCGTAAGGGAATGTCCGCAGAAAAAGCCTTATCGATTTTAGAAGAAGGTATGGGTACACAATGGGACGCCACCTTTACGCGTCTATTTCTAGATTTGAAGCGTTCGCCCGTCGAGGACGTGTCATAA
- a CDS encoding GyrI-like domain-containing protein — MHPKIVERHEFYFVGLGLTCEENELHTLMPELWREFSRRSHEIPAKLDSYPLDISLERHGTKYSQCVGYPVSSLEQIPKGMKGHRIPAARYVFWKHEGPDIEIWKSFEKIQRFASKQGIELDPHDFKIDETRDDVHHLYQRIR; from the coding sequence ATGCATCCAAAAATCGTTGAACGCCATGAATTTTATTTTGTTGGACTTGGACTGACGTGTGAAGAGAACGAGTTGCATACTTTGATGCCAGAACTCTGGCGTGAATTTTCAAGACGTTCGCATGAGATCCCTGCAAAGCTGGACAGCTATCCGCTCGATATCTCGCTTGAACGACATGGAACCAAATATTCGCAATGTGTCGGGTATCCCGTCTCGTCGCTCGAGCAGATTCCTAAAGGTATGAAAGGGCATCGGATTCCTGCTGCGCGTTATGTCTTCTGGAAGCACGAAGGACCGGATATCGAAATTTGGAAATCGTTCGAGAAAATTCAACGCTTTGCTTCAAAACAAGGAATTGAACTCGATCCACATGACTTTAAAATTGATGAGACACGAGATGACGTCCACCATCTCTACCAACGGATTCGCTGA
- a CDS encoding DUF2231 domain-containing protein yields MLGNVPLHPLLVHAPIALLLFATLLLLVSLKWTQFKLFALFTLVVGLISGVAAYLSGDGAEEYAEANLSSVTHAAIENHEHFALFSLVAFGISLLFLLFGYRSNKKMFLLLSFIVAIVGSALLAYTGHLGGQMVYAK; encoded by the coding sequence ATGTTGGGGAACGTACCGCTTCATCCACTTCTTGTCCATGCACCGATCGCACTTTTATTATTCGCAACGTTATTGTTACTCGTCAGTCTGAAATGGACGCAATTCAAATTGTTCGCCCTCTTTACGCTAGTCGTTGGTCTGATTTCTGGAGTTGCTGCCTATTTGTCTGGAGACGGAGCAGAAGAGTATGCGGAAGCGAACTTAAGCAGTGTCACCCATGCCGCCATTGAAAATCATGAGCACTTCGCGTTATTCAGCCTTGTTGCTTTTGGCATCTCGCTGTTATTCCTTTTATTTGGTTACCGCTCGAATAAAAAAATGTTTCTGTTACTCAGTTTCATCGTTGCAATCGTCGGGAGCGCGCTGCTCGCTTACACTGGGCATCTTGGTGGTCAGATGGTGTATGCAAAATAA
- a CDS encoding ring-cleaving dioxygenase: MELLGIHHVSILTGMAERNYQFYTQVLGMRLIKKTVNQDDTTSYHLFYGDAEGNPGTDLTFFDIPHLGTGVPGASSISSTSLRVKTTAALHFWKQRFEAKCVDHDEIVERAGRRTLAFRDQEGTRLILVAEDGEAGVAGGVPWPQEEIPSEHAIVGLGAVTLTVNDPTLTVRVLTEVMGFRKVGTYPSLAGEFAPIEVYATGEGGIGAEVHIEVRPDLDRERLGRGGVHHVAFRVPNSDEYEKWVERLNAYYLPNSGKVDRHYFQALYFREPNHILFELSTDTPGFATDESVETLGETLALPPFLEPKRAAIEARLRPLEI, from the coding sequence ATGGAACTACTCGGAATTCATCATGTATCGATCTTAACAGGCATGGCAGAACGCAATTATCAATTTTATACGCAAGTACTCGGGATGCGTTTGATCAAAAAGACCGTCAATCAGGATGATACAACGTCGTATCATTTGTTTTATGGCGATGCGGAAGGGAATCCTGGAACCGATTTAACGTTCTTCGATATTCCGCATCTTGGAACGGGCGTACCGGGAGCATCGAGTATCTCTTCGACATCGCTTCGTGTCAAAACGACGGCTGCACTTCATTTTTGGAAACAACGTTTTGAAGCGAAATGTGTGGATCACGATGAAATCGTCGAGCGAGCAGGACGTCGAACACTCGCCTTTCGTGATCAGGAAGGAACACGTCTGATTCTCGTCGCGGAAGATGGTGAGGCGGGTGTCGCAGGTGGTGTACCGTGGCCGCAAGAAGAGATTCCGTCTGAGCACGCAATCGTTGGACTTGGAGCTGTCACATTGACGGTCAACGATCCGACGCTGACCGTCCGTGTACTGACAGAAGTCATGGGCTTCCGAAAAGTCGGCACGTATCCATCGTTAGCGGGTGAGTTTGCACCGATTGAAGTCTATGCAACGGGAGAAGGAGGTATCGGAGCAGAGGTTCATATTGAGGTACGTCCAGATCTCGACCGAGAACGTCTAGGTCGTGGTGGTGTGCATCACGTCGCCTTCCGTGTACCGAATAGCGACGAGTATGAGAAATGGGTTGAACGTCTGAATGCCTATTACTTACCGAACTCTGGAAAAGTTGATCGTCATTATTTCCAAGCCCTTTACTTCCGGGAACCGAATCATATTTTATTTGAACTTTCGACAGATACACCGGGATTCGCGACAGATGAGTCGGTTGAAACGTTAGGGGAGACACTTGCATTACCACCGTTTCTTGAGCCAAAACGAGCCGCCATCGAAGCACGGTTGCGACCACTTGAAATCTGA
- a CDS encoding sensor histidine kinase, with protein MLESIRKRLTLLFSGSFFLVLVLILVGVYVTNAQLLNRMELNQLKGVSDRDIFERIEHGEDQFIRNPIYFQLLDDSGNERYASLPPDVETKTLRRFLRSDDTTKQVEWDDRHFLVYQRSTEEGRLLLMKDISPTEDTLQRLIAVLAGIAVLATIILTLIGYVLAGRAVVPVQQAFDRQRRFTSDASHELRTPLTIVYSGIELLEAEPLSSEGRTILEDIKAETAGMQYLVSDLLLLAREGQSSPKQEVDLSSLVQKTVERFQHAYSDRVIHTSIMPNLRMTGDAHQLNRLLTVFLENALVYSDDAIDVSLEETATERQLTIHDRGIGIDSDQQTKIFERFYRGDHSRHGTGTGLGLSIAESIVEQHGGTISIDSTLGEGTRFIIHFPTL; from the coding sequence ATGCTTGAATCGATTCGAAAACGACTGACGTTACTATTCAGTGGTTCATTTTTTCTTGTATTGGTCCTCATCCTAGTCGGTGTGTATGTCACGAACGCTCAATTGCTGAATCGAATGGAATTGAATCAATTAAAGGGAGTGTCAGATCGAGATATCTTTGAACGGATCGAGCACGGAGAAGATCAATTCATCCGAAATCCGATTTACTTTCAGTTACTCGATGATTCAGGAAATGAACGCTATGCAAGTCTGCCGCCAGACGTCGAGACGAAAACACTGCGCCGTTTTTTAAGGTCGGATGATACGACGAAACAAGTGGAGTGGGATGATCGACACTTCTTAGTGTATCAACGGAGTACCGAAGAAGGACGACTACTGCTGATGAAGGACATCTCTCCGACCGAAGATACCTTACAGCGATTGATCGCTGTTCTTGCGGGGATTGCGGTTCTTGCAACAATCATTCTGACATTAATCGGATACGTCCTTGCTGGTCGAGCCGTGGTTCCGGTGCAACAGGCATTCGATCGACAACGTCGTTTTACGTCCGATGCTTCACACGAACTACGAACACCACTGACGATCGTTTATAGCGGGATTGAATTACTGGAAGCAGAACCACTTTCGAGTGAAGGACGCACGATTCTAGAAGATATCAAAGCGGAGACGGCAGGCATGCAGTATCTAGTATCTGATCTATTATTGCTCGCTCGAGAAGGACAATCTTCACCGAAACAGGAAGTTGATCTCAGTTCGCTCGTCCAGAAGACCGTTGAACGTTTTCAGCACGCCTACTCGGATCGCGTCATTCATACTTCGATTATGCCAAACTTACGCATGACAGGTGATGCTCATCAACTGAATCGCTTATTGACGGTCTTTCTTGAAAATGCACTCGTATACAGCGATGATGCCATCGATGTATCGCTTGAAGAGACAGCGACAGAGCGTCAATTAACGATCCATGATCGTGGAATCGGAATCGATTCCGACCAACAAACCAAAATATTCGAGCGTTTTTACCGAGGTGACCATTCACGTCACGGAACGGGGACTGGCCTCGGCTTATCGATTGCCGAGTCCATCGTCGAGCAACATGGCGGTACGATTTCCATTGATTCGACGCTCGGTGAAGGTACACGCTTCATCATTCATTTCCCAACTCTTTAA
- a CDS encoding FAD:protein FMN transferase encodes MERQLYAMHNQVRFVTDQPIDETEWEELVRFFSYVDRQWSRFDDQSEVSRLNRLRIGDTLSVSLPLARLLARATRYFEQTERYFSPFLLAQQQANGYRQSFPFTQAVAYEEVDPPEIAPFIIEGCDVTRVGGGFIDLGGIGKGAAAMIAAQRLRKNWNRGLIEAGGDVIVWSDGEPWNIMITHPETEQRVADMQLRQGAVATSNRVYRSWKTRDQTHHHLLDGRTGRPTVSPILQVTASAPQLYEAEVMTKLAFQMTETERQEKLFRWFPKGRLLILDTAGEWRSEQKGASEIWTG; translated from the coding sequence ATGGAGCGACAATTGTATGCGATGCATAACCAGGTACGATTCGTGACGGATCAGCCAATTGATGAAACAGAGTGGGAGGAACTCGTCCGTTTTTTCAGTTATGTGGATCGACAGTGGTCACGTTTTGATGATCAAAGTGAGGTCAGTCGCTTGAATCGCTTGCGAATCGGAGACACGTTATCGGTGTCCTTACCGTTAGCACGTTTGTTAGCACGTGCCACACGATACTTCGAACAAACGGAACGTTATTTTTCACCATTCCTATTAGCGCAACAACAAGCCAATGGCTATCGTCAATCATTTCCTTTTACACAAGCCGTCGCGTATGAAGAAGTCGATCCACCAGAAATTGCTCCTTTCATTATTGAAGGATGTGACGTAACGAGAGTCGGGGGCGGTTTTATCGATTTAGGTGGAATCGGAAAAGGCGCGGCTGCGATGATTGCGGCGCAACGATTGCGAAAAAACTGGAACCGCGGATTGATTGAAGCGGGAGGTGACGTTATTGTCTGGTCTGATGGTGAACCATGGAATATCATGATCACGCACCCAGAGACGGAACAACGCGTCGCAGACATGCAATTACGACAAGGTGCTGTCGCGACATCAAACCGTGTCTATCGATCGTGGAAGACGAGGGATCAAACCCATCATCATTTGTTAGATGGGCGAACAGGGCGCCCGACAGTAAGCCCGATTCTTCAAGTAACGGCATCTGCCCCGCAACTTTATGAAGCGGAAGTCATGACGAAGCTTGCCTTTCAGATGACAGAAACAGAACGTCAAGAAAAGCTGTTTCGTTGGTTTCCAAAAGGACGATTATTGATTTTGGATACTGCCGGGGAATGGCGAAGTGAACAGAAAGGAGCGAGTGAGATATGGACTGGATGA